One Saccharopolyspora erythraea NRRL 2338 genomic region harbors:
- a CDS encoding GAF domain-containing sensor histidine kinase, producing MDSTLARQMLAASTEITTVALSAEDPETVLPMVVRKAAALAEADLCLVMVRGDDGRLTVEAAYGGPSSTVPLADPVGAVLSTRSAAARVARSGVAVVVDDVIDDPITAPYVPAALRVYGPFAAAPFGTRERRLGALAVYRRRGASTFTRVAVDVLTAFAAQAGMALVLAEGSTARQRIAVYQERERIARDLHDVIVQRLYAAGVQLEVLERRLDGRLDTPDARRLAETMDQIDQTIAEVRATVRTLTSADPGTPAQAPDLAESMRSEVRIAGELLGRPPKLDIEGDLSDVPVAVADHARAALREALSNVVRHSGARSVLVRVRRTPYGLLLQVVDDGCGVPRDVSKRGLRNLEERATAAGGRCVITSSPDSGTTVTWEVPLG from the coding sequence ATGGACTCGACCCTTGCCAGGCAGATGCTCGCGGCGTCGACGGAGATCACCACCGTCGCGTTGTCGGCCGAGGACCCGGAGACCGTCCTGCCGATGGTCGTCCGCAAGGCCGCCGCGCTCGCCGAAGCCGACCTGTGCCTGGTGATGGTCCGGGGCGACGACGGCAGGCTCACCGTCGAGGCCGCCTACGGCGGTCCGTCCTCGACCGTGCCGCTGGCCGACCCGGTCGGCGCGGTGCTGTCCACCCGCTCGGCGGCCGCCCGCGTCGCCCGCAGCGGCGTGGCCGTCGTCGTCGACGACGTCATCGACGACCCCATCACCGCGCCGTACGTGCCCGCCGCGCTGCGGGTCTACGGCCCGTTCGCGGCGGCGCCGTTCGGTACCCGCGAGCGGCGCCTGGGCGCGCTGGCGGTCTACCGCAGGCGCGGCGCCAGCACGTTCACCAGGGTCGCGGTCGACGTGCTGACCGCGTTCGCCGCGCAGGCGGGCATGGCGCTGGTACTCGCCGAGGGCTCGACCGCGCGCCAGCGCATCGCCGTCTACCAGGAGCGCGAGCGCATCGCCCGCGACCTGCACGACGTGATCGTGCAGCGGCTGTACGCGGCGGGCGTGCAGCTGGAGGTCCTGGAGCGGCGGCTCGACGGCAGGCTCGACACCCCCGACGCCAGGCGGCTGGCCGAGACGATGGACCAGATCGACCAGACGATCGCCGAGGTCCGGGCCACCGTGCGGACGCTGACCTCGGCCGATCCGGGCACCCCGGCGCAGGCGCCGGACCTCGCCGAGTCGATGCGCTCGGAGGTCCGCATCGCCGGTGAGCTGCTGGGCAGGCCGCCGAAGCTGGACATCGAGGGCGACCTCTCCGACGTGCCGGTCGCGGTGGCCGACCACGCCCGCGCCGCGCTGCGCGAGGCGCTGTCGAACGTGGTCCGCCACTCCGGGGCGCGCAGCGTCCTGGTCCGCGTCCGCCGCACGCCCTACGGCCTGCTGCTCCAGGTCGTCGACGACGGCTGCGGCGTGCCCCGCGACGTCTCCAAGCGCGGCCTGCGCAACCTGGAGGAGCGCGCCACGGCGGCCGGGGGCCGCTGTGTGATCACCTCGTCCCCGGACAGCGGCACCACGGTCACCTGGGAAGTGCCGCTGGGCTGA
- a CDS encoding lipopolysaccharide assembly protein LapA domain-containing protein — protein MVKQNRPEKRSRGVSPRVVTGLVLVALAVVFILENRHVVDIRVFVPVVTMPLWTALVAVMLVGIVVGLLLNRQKR, from the coding sequence ATGGTCAAGCAGAACCGGCCGGAGAAGCGGTCCCGCGGGGTGTCTCCGCGGGTGGTGACGGGGCTCGTGCTCGTCGCGCTCGCGGTGGTCTTCATCCTGGAGAACCGGCACGTCGTCGACATCAGGGTCTTCGTGCCGGTCGTGACCATGCCGCTGTGGACCGCGCTCGTCGCGGTCATGCTCGTCGGCATCGTCGTCGGCCTGCTACTCAACCGCCAGAAGCGCTAG
- a CDS encoding response regulator, with the protein MPVRVLLVDDHEVVRRGLRDLLDTEDDVEIVAEAGGVDEALVRARSVEPDVAVVDMRLPDGDGLELCRRLRALDPAPYCLVLTAFDDEQALVGAINAGASGYLLKQVRGQDLVNAVREVAAGRSLLDPVTTARVLDRLRQSTSPVPDELDALTERERKVLELIGEGLTNRQIAERLFLAEKTVKNYVTAVLAKLGMERRTQAAAWVARRQSHT; encoded by the coding sequence GTGCCAGTGCGGGTACTGCTTGTCGATGATCACGAGGTCGTTCGCCGCGGCCTGCGCGACCTGCTGGACACCGAGGACGACGTCGAGATCGTCGCCGAGGCGGGCGGGGTCGACGAGGCGCTGGTCCGCGCCCGCAGCGTCGAACCGGACGTCGCGGTCGTGGACATGCGGCTCCCCGACGGAGACGGCCTGGAGCTGTGCCGTCGGCTGCGCGCCCTCGACCCCGCCCCCTACTGCCTGGTGCTGACCGCGTTCGACGACGAGCAGGCGCTGGTCGGCGCGATCAACGCCGGCGCGTCGGGCTACCTGCTCAAACAGGTGCGCGGGCAGGACCTGGTCAACGCCGTGCGGGAGGTGGCCGCGGGCCGTTCGCTGCTCGACCCGGTCACCACCGCGCGGGTGCTTGACCGCCTGCGCCAGTCCACCAGCCCCGTCCCGGACGAGCTCGACGCGCTCACCGAGCGCGAGCGCAAGGTGCTGGAGCTGATCGGCGAGGGCCTGACCAACCGGCAGATCGCAGAGCGGCTGTTCCTGGCGGAGAAGACGGTCAAGAACTACGTCACGGCGGTGCTGGCCAAACTCGGCATGGAGCGCCGCACGCAGGCCGCGGCGTGGGTGGCGCGGCGGCAGAGCCACACCTAG
- a CDS encoding DoxX family protein: MLIRRLARPLLATTFIYGGVQALRDVPSHAKAASPLLEKTTGKVRDSLPEQVPTDPETLVRIDAMVKIGAGTMLALGKFPRLASLLLAGSVVPTTLAGHPFWEISDPEQRQSQQIHFYKNLGLLGGLLISAVDTGGKPSVGYRARHTAQRARHTAHKVSEQTHQAVGTGKGKGRKKRRK, translated from the coding sequence ATGCTCATCCGCCGTTTGGCCCGCCCGCTGCTGGCGACGACGTTCATCTACGGCGGCGTGCAGGCGCTTCGCGATGTGCCCAGCCACGCCAAGGCCGCGAGTCCACTGCTGGAGAAGACCACGGGCAAGGTCCGCGACTCGCTGCCCGAGCAGGTGCCCACCGATCCCGAGACGCTGGTCCGCATCGACGCGATGGTGAAGATCGGCGCCGGCACGATGCTGGCGCTGGGCAAGTTCCCCCGCCTGGCCTCGCTGCTGCTGGCGGGCAGCGTCGTGCCCACGACGCTGGCCGGGCACCCGTTCTGGGAGATCTCCGACCCTGAGCAGCGCCAGAGCCAGCAGATCCACTTCTACAAGAACCTCGGGCTGCTCGGCGGCCTGCTGATCTCGGCCGTCGACACCGGGGGCAAGCCGTCGGTCGGCTACCGCGCGCGCCACACGGCGCAGCGTGCACGCCACACGGCGCACAAGGTCTCCGAGCAAACGCACCAGGCGGTCGGCACCGGGAAGGGCAAGGGGCGCAAGAAGCGCAGGAAGTGA
- a CDS encoding Hsp20/alpha crystallin family protein encodes MTLVRRSSWDPFGNLVRQMDRDFDSISRRFFGSQGVEGFVPATNVERDGSDVVIKLELPGVDIAQDVEVEVTDGRLSISGQRRTEKTSGEDGAVLLREIRTGAFRREFNLPEGVTAEQVEANYDRGVLEVRVHEVSKPAPAPTKIQIADRRQGDGKAELN; translated from the coding sequence ATGACTCTGGTTCGCAGGTCGAGCTGGGACCCGTTCGGCAACCTGGTCCGCCAGATGGACCGCGACTTCGACAGCATCAGCCGCCGGTTCTTCGGCAGCCAGGGCGTCGAGGGCTTCGTCCCGGCCACCAACGTCGAGCGCGACGGTTCGGACGTGGTGATCAAGCTGGAGCTGCCGGGCGTGGACATCGCCCAGGACGTCGAGGTGGAGGTCACCGACGGCCGGCTGTCGATCAGCGGACAGCGCCGCACCGAGAAGACCAGCGGTGAGGACGGCGCGGTGCTGCTGCGCGAGATCCGCACCGGTGCGTTCCGGCGGGAGTTCAACCTGCCGGAGGGCGTGACGGCCGAGCAGGTCGAGGCGAACTACGACCGCGGGGTGCTCGAGGTGCGGGTGCACGAGGTCAGCAAGCCCGCGCCCGCCCCGACCAAGATCCAGATCGCCGACCGGCGCCAGGGCGACGGCAAGGCCGAGCTGAACTGA
- a CDS encoding macro domain-containing protein, producing the protein MTAESERSSDGAEPELRLVLCALDEPLAAAWHEVAEGRDGVEVHRGSVLDMPVDAVVSPANSYGWMRGGINAVYARAFPDVEQHVRSAVLAYHGGELPVGEALLVPTGAPAPPWLFSSPTMREPGERLPADTVHPYLCARAVLRLWAGGALENGVLVRDFVRSIAMPGLGTGVGGAAPELCARQVAAAWDEVFAHVEHR; encoded by the coding sequence GTGACCGCGGAGTCGGAGCGCTCGTCGGACGGAGCGGAGCCGGAGCTGCGGCTTGTCCTGTGCGCATTGGACGAGCCGCTGGCCGCAGCCTGGCATGAGGTGGCCGAGGGCCGGGACGGTGTCGAGGTGCACCGCGGCTCGGTGCTCGACATGCCGGTGGACGCGGTGGTCAGCCCCGCGAACTCGTACGGGTGGATGCGCGGCGGCATCAACGCCGTCTACGCGCGGGCCTTCCCCGACGTCGAGCAGCACGTGCGCAGCGCGGTGCTGGCCTACCACGGCGGCGAGCTACCCGTCGGCGAGGCGCTGCTGGTGCCGACCGGCGCGCCGGCGCCGCCCTGGCTGTTCAGCTCTCCCACGATGCGGGAGCCCGGTGAACGCCTTCCCGCCGACACCGTGCACCCCTACCTGTGCGCGAGGGCCGTGCTGCGGCTGTGGGCGGGCGGTGCGCTGGAGAACGGCGTGCTGGTGCGCGACTTCGTGCGCTCGATCGCGATGCCCGGCCTCGGCACCGGCGTGGGCGGTGCCGCGCCGGAGCTGTGCGCGCGGCAGGTCGCGGCGGCGTGGGACGAGGTCTTCGCCCACGTCGAACACCGCTGA
- the pheA gene encoding prephenate dehydratase, protein MPRIAYLGPSGTFTEQATRALTADFDAELVPHDDVRQALAAVRSGEVVAAGVPVENSVEGSVPATMDALVSDEPVVAVAETVLPVVFDVLVRPGTRPEEVSTVASHPHAIAQVRGWLEANLPRAEVHFAGSTAAAAAAVRDGEYDAAVAAPIAVERYPSLERLSAGVADVRDAFTRFLLVRRPSPPPEPTGADRTSVAAVISDEVGTLALLLSELTLRDINLSRIESRPTKDRLGEYRFFLDFDGHVADSRVGDALAALRRRCSEVRFLGSYPKADRAPSAIRPSASEQAFRASARWLDDIRAGRIA, encoded by the coding sequence GTGCCACGAATCGCCTACCTCGGACCCTCGGGAACTTTCACCGAACAGGCGACCAGAGCCCTGACCGCCGACTTCGACGCCGAGCTCGTCCCCCACGACGACGTGCGGCAGGCGCTTGCGGCGGTGCGTTCGGGCGAGGTCGTCGCCGCGGGGGTGCCGGTGGAGAACTCGGTCGAGGGCTCGGTGCCCGCCACGATGGACGCGCTCGTCAGCGACGAGCCGGTGGTCGCGGTCGCCGAGACCGTGCTGCCGGTGGTGTTCGACGTGCTGGTCCGTCCGGGGACCAGACCCGAAGAGGTGTCGACGGTGGCCAGCCACCCGCACGCCATCGCGCAGGTGCGGGGCTGGCTGGAGGCGAACCTGCCGCGCGCCGAGGTGCACTTCGCGGGTTCGACCGCGGCCGCGGCCGCGGCGGTGCGCGACGGCGAGTACGACGCCGCGGTGGCCGCGCCGATCGCGGTCGAGCGCTACCCGTCGCTGGAGCGCCTGTCGGCGGGCGTCGCCGACGTCCGGGACGCCTTCACCCGGTTCCTGCTGGTCCGCCGCCCCAGCCCGCCACCGGAGCCGACCGGCGCGGACCGCACCTCGGTGGCCGCGGTGATCTCCGACGAGGTCGGCACGCTGGCGCTGCTGCTGTCGGAGCTGACGCTGCGCGACATCAACCTCAGCCGCATCGAGTCCCGGCCGACCAAGGACCGCCTCGGCGAGTACCGGTTCTTCCTCGACTTCGACGGGCACGTCGCCGACTCCCGGGTCGGCGACGCGCTGGCCGCGCTGCGGCGCCGCTGCAGCGAGGTGCGCTTCCTGGGCTCCTACCCGAAGGCCGACCGCGCGCCGTCGGCCATCCGCCCTTCGGCGTCCGAGCAGGCGTTCCGGGCCTCGGCGCGGTGGCTGGACGACATCCGAGCGGGAAGGATCGCATGA
- a CDS encoding histidine phosphatase family protein, producing MTDELALSSDGTRLVLARHGQTPSNVVHALDTLPPGPALTDEGRRQARALADRLADEKVLAIRASRAVRAQQTAAPLARHHGLDVEVVDGTQEIYVGDLEGTTDGESRQRFEDVYQSWHFGDIDVPMPGGETGREALARFLGAARHALDGASGGSVVLVSHGAMLRLAAAHLAADVDAASANAAYLPNTGVIVLEPAPTPTGWHCVEWDGLGI from the coding sequence ATGACCGACGAACTCGCCCTCAGCTCCGACGGCACCCGGCTGGTGCTGGCCAGGCACGGCCAGACCCCGTCGAACGTGGTGCACGCGCTGGACACCCTGCCGCCCGGCCCCGCGCTGACCGACGAGGGCAGGCGGCAGGCCCGCGCGCTCGCCGACCGGCTCGCCGACGAGAAGGTCCTGGCGATCCGCGCCAGCCGCGCGGTCCGCGCCCAGCAGACCGCCGCGCCGCTGGCCCGGCACCACGGCCTGGACGTCGAGGTCGTCGACGGCACGCAGGAGATCTACGTCGGCGACCTGGAGGGCACCACCGACGGCGAGTCGCGGCAGCGCTTCGAGGACGTCTACCAGAGCTGGCACTTCGGCGACATCGACGTGCCGATGCCGGGCGGCGAGACCGGCCGCGAGGCGCTCGCGCGCTTCCTCGGCGCGGCCCGGCATGCCCTCGACGGCGCCAGTGGTGGCTCGGTGGTGCTGGTCAGCCACGGGGCGATGCTCCGGCTGGCCGCGGCTCACCTGGCGGCCGACGTCGACGCCGCCAGCGCCAACGCCGCCTACCTGCCCAACACCGGCGTGATCGTGCTCGAACCGGCGCCCACACCGACCGGCTGGCACTGCGTGGAGTGGGACGGCCTCGGCATCTGA
- a CDS encoding metallopeptidase family protein, with protein sequence MPVEMTRARFEELVADALDLLPAEFASAMNNVVVLVEDRNPEDPSLLGLYEGIALTERDSTYGGVLPDHITIYREALLDMCADEDEVVDEVAVTVVHEIAHHFGIDDEKLHALGWG encoded by the coding sequence GTGCCGGTGGAGATGACCAGGGCTCGGTTCGAGGAGCTGGTGGCCGACGCGCTGGACCTGCTGCCCGCGGAGTTCGCGTCGGCGATGAACAACGTCGTCGTGCTCGTCGAGGACCGCAACCCCGAGGACCCGTCGCTGCTCGGGCTGTACGAGGGCATCGCCCTCACCGAGCGCGACAGCACCTACGGCGGGGTGCTGCCGGACCACATCACGATCTACCGCGAGGCGCTGCTGGACATGTGCGCCGACGAGGACGAGGTCGTCGACGAGGTGGCCGTGACCGTGGTGCACGAGATCGCGCACCACTTCGGCATCGACGACGAGAAACTGCACGCCCTCGGCTGGGGCTGA
- a CDS encoding septum formation family protein, with amino-acid sequence MADTDSPTRTSRRKPHTRLVMISAAIGAMLILLISALLNWPTGGDGVGGPGRIGSAPAPRAVFSAKAGTCLNWTEPDAADIRQVTCSEPHLFEVTGTADLKGEFGPQAPFPDTEQWQQLKTDRCTQVSTQFLSGRFDPHGRFAVGAFTPSEQGWAEGDRTLHCGLQQPGPSGKLYRISGNASKIDQSNVYDEGRCLGINGTAVWDPVDCSQLHSVEITGVVDLGQQFPEGFPAVPDQDNFLATRCGELTAAYAGGPNVVRDKGLTTYWDTLPMESWDAGSRKVNCKVSAQLPDGSGLAPVTGGVKGEVRVDKEPAPEDAAPVQPGVPAEGER; translated from the coding sequence ATGGCCGACACCGACTCCCCCACCAGGACCAGCCGCAGGAAGCCCCACACGCGGCTGGTCATGATCTCGGCCGCCATCGGCGCGATGCTGATCCTGCTGATCAGCGCGCTGCTGAACTGGCCGACCGGCGGTGACGGGGTCGGGGGGCCCGGCCGGATCGGCTCCGCCCCGGCACCCCGCGCCGTGTTCAGCGCCAAGGCGGGCACCTGCCTCAACTGGACGGAGCCCGACGCCGCCGACATCCGGCAGGTCACCTGCAGCGAACCGCACCTGTTCGAGGTGACCGGCACCGCCGACCTCAAGGGCGAGTTCGGCCCGCAGGCCCCGTTCCCGGACACCGAGCAGTGGCAGCAGCTCAAGACCGACCGCTGCACGCAGGTCTCCACGCAGTTCCTGTCCGGCCGGTTCGACCCGCACGGCCGGTTCGCGGTCGGCGCCTTCACCCCGAGCGAGCAGGGCTGGGCCGAGGGCGACCGGACGCTGCACTGCGGTCTCCAGCAGCCCGGCCCCTCCGGCAAGCTCTACCGGATCAGCGGCAACGCCTCCAAGATCGACCAGTCCAACGTCTACGACGAGGGCCGCTGCCTGGGCATCAACGGCACCGCGGTGTGGGACCCGGTGGACTGCTCCCAGCTGCACTCGGTCGAGATCACCGGCGTCGTCGACCTCGGCCAGCAGTTCCCGGAAGGCTTCCCGGCCGTGCCCGACCAGGACAACTTCCTGGCCACCAGGTGCGGCGAGCTGACCGCCGCCTACGCGGGCGGGCCGAACGTGGTCCGCGACAAGGGCCTGACGACCTACTGGGACACCCTGCCGATGGAGAGCTGGGACGCCGGGTCGCGCAAGGTCAACTGCAAGGTCAGCGCGCAGCTGCCGGACGGCAGCGGGCTGGCGCCGGTGACCGGCGGCGTCAAGGGCGAGGTGCGGGTGGACAAGGAGCCCGCCCCCGAGGACGCCGCCCCGGTGCAGCCGGGCGTGCCGGCCGAGGGCGAGCGCTGA
- a CDS encoding glutathionylspermidine synthase family protein, with product MRRRTTQRRPDWQSKVEELGLVFGTPARAADGSQRPYWDEGVHYEFGLDEVLSLEADVELLHSMCLDAVDHVVTTERYRDFGIPEWVWPHIAESWKRHDPHLYGRFDLRYDGSGPARLLEYNADTPTSLLEAAVVQWHWLTEVHEGDDQWNSIHEKLVERWEEIGKQLGTNEVHFTWSGSDSTGEDNLTAAYLQETAAEAGLDTVGLAIEEIGWDSLLERFVDLEEAPMSSVVKIYPWEWMVDDDFGTHAVKTLPQTQWIEPLWKMLLSNKALLAILWEMHPGHPNLLPAYIGQPGLLTEYVRKPLLGREGNNISIVAPGWETETGGFYGEEGYVYQAFDPLPEFDGMRPALGAWVVGDSSAGLGIRETAGLITDDGAAFVPHRIPDGS from the coding sequence GTGCGGCGCAGGACAACGCAGCGGCGGCCGGACTGGCAGTCGAAGGTCGAGGAGCTGGGGCTGGTCTTCGGCACGCCCGCGCGTGCCGCGGACGGCTCCCAGCGGCCCTACTGGGACGAGGGCGTCCACTACGAGTTCGGCCTCGACGAGGTGCTCTCGCTGGAGGCCGACGTCGAGCTGCTGCACTCGATGTGCCTGGACGCGGTCGACCACGTGGTCACCACCGAGCGCTACCGCGACTTCGGCATCCCGGAGTGGGTGTGGCCGCACATCGCCGAGTCGTGGAAGCGCCACGACCCGCACCTCTACGGCCGCTTCGACCTGCGCTACGACGGGTCCGGCCCGGCCAGGCTGCTGGAGTACAACGCCGACACGCCGACCTCGCTGCTGGAGGCCGCGGTCGTGCAGTGGCACTGGCTGACCGAGGTCCACGAGGGCGACGACCAGTGGAACTCCATCCACGAGAAGCTGGTCGAGCGCTGGGAGGAGATCGGCAAGCAGCTCGGCACCAACGAGGTGCACTTCACCTGGTCGGGTTCGGATTCCACCGGCGAGGACAACCTCACCGCCGCCTACCTGCAGGAGACCGCCGCCGAGGCGGGCCTGGACACCGTCGGGCTGGCGATCGAGGAGATCGGCTGGGACAGCCTGCTGGAGCGCTTCGTCGACCTCGAAGAGGCGCCGATGAGCTCGGTCGTCAAGATCTACCCCTGGGAGTGGATGGTCGACGACGACTTCGGCACCCACGCGGTGAAGACGCTGCCGCAGACGCAGTGGATCGAGCCGCTGTGGAAGATGCTGCTGTCCAACAAGGCGCTGCTGGCGATCCTCTGGGAGATGCACCCGGGCCACCCGAACCTGCTGCCCGCCTACATCGGCCAGCCCGGGCTGCTCACCGAGTACGTGCGCAAGCCGCTGCTGGGCCGCGAGGGCAACAACATCTCCATCGTCGCGCCGGGCTGGGAGACCGAGACCGGCGGCTTCTACGGCGAGGAGGGCTACGTCTACCAGGCGTTCGACCCGCTGCCCGAGTTCGACGGGATGCGGCCGGCGCTGGGCGCCTGGGTCGTCGGCGACTCCTCGGCCGGGCTCGGCATCCGCGAGACGGCCGGTCTGATCACCGACGACGGCGCCGCGTTCGTCCCGCACCGCATCCCCGACGGGAGCTGA
- the serS gene encoding serine--tRNA ligase: MIDLKTLREDPEAVRASQRARGEDASVVDALLSADERRRSAVSRADSLRAEQKQLGKQVGKAAGEEREHLLKKAKELSAQVKDAEAEQAEADQALVEAQKKLSNIVGPGVPPGGEDDYAVLKHVGVPPEFDFEVKDHLELGTSLGAMDMERGAKVAGARFYFLTGIGAQLELALLNMAAAHATANGFTLVVPPVLVRPEIMEGTGFLGAHSSEVYRLEEDDLYLVGTSEVPLAGYHSGEIIDLGAGPLRYAGWSSCFRREAGSYGRDTRGIIRVHQFNKLEMFVYCREEDAVAEHERLLGWEEEMLAKIEVPYRVIDTAAGDLGASAARKYDCEAWIPSQQTYRELTSTSNCTTFQARRLNTRYREADGPTRIAATLNGTLATTRWIVAILENHQQADGSVRVPEALRPFLGGREVLEPTR; the protein is encoded by the coding sequence GTGATCGACCTGAAGACGCTACGCGAGGATCCGGAAGCCGTGCGCGCTTCGCAGCGCGCCAGGGGCGAGGACGCGTCGGTGGTGGACGCGCTGCTGTCCGCCGACGAGCGTCGCAGGTCAGCGGTGTCCCGCGCGGACTCGCTGCGCGCCGAGCAGAAGCAGCTCGGCAAGCAGGTCGGCAAGGCCGCCGGCGAGGAGCGCGAGCACCTGCTCAAGAAGGCCAAGGAGCTCTCGGCCCAGGTCAAGGACGCCGAGGCCGAGCAGGCCGAGGCCGACCAGGCGCTGGTCGAGGCGCAGAAGAAGCTCTCCAACATCGTCGGGCCGGGGGTCCCCCCGGGCGGTGAGGACGACTACGCCGTGCTCAAGCACGTCGGCGTTCCCCCCGAGTTCGACTTCGAGGTCAAGGACCACCTCGAGCTCGGCACGTCGCTGGGCGCGATGGACATGGAGCGCGGGGCGAAGGTCGCCGGCGCGCGGTTCTACTTCCTCACCGGCATCGGCGCGCAGCTCGAGCTGGCGCTGCTGAACATGGCCGCGGCGCACGCCACCGCCAACGGGTTCACGCTGGTCGTGCCGCCGGTGCTGGTGCGCCCGGAGATCATGGAGGGCACCGGCTTCCTGGGCGCGCACTCCTCCGAGGTCTACCGGCTGGAGGAGGACGACCTCTACCTGGTCGGCACCTCCGAGGTCCCGCTGGCGGGCTACCACTCGGGCGAGATCATCGACCTCGGCGCCGGTCCGCTGCGCTACGCGGGCTGGTCGTCGTGCTTCCGCCGCGAGGCGGGCTCCTACGGCCGCGACACCCGCGGCATCATCCGCGTGCACCAGTTCAACAAGCTGGAGATGTTCGTGTACTGCCGCGAGGAGGACGCGGTGGCCGAGCACGAGCGGCTGCTGGGCTGGGAGGAGGAGATGCTGGCCAAGATCGAGGTGCCCTACCGGGTGATCGACACCGCGGCCGGCGACCTCGGTGCCAGCGCGGCCCGCAAGTACGACTGCGAGGCGTGGATCCCCAGCCAGCAGACCTACCGCGAGCTGACCTCCACCTCGAACTGCACCACGTTCCAGGCGCGGCGGCTCAACACCCGCTACCGGGAGGCCGACGGCCCGACCCGGATCGCGGCCACCCTCAACGGCACGCTGGCCACCACCCGCTGGATCGTGGCGATCCTGGAGAACCACCAGCAGGCCGACGGCTCGGTGCGGGTGCCGGAGGCGCTGCGGCCGTTCCTGGGCGGGCGCGAGGTGCTCGAACCTACGCGCTGA